In Brachyhypopomus gauderio isolate BG-103 chromosome 2, BGAUD_0.2, whole genome shotgun sequence, the DNA window tgccccacaatacctgagtgaactcattgcttactacaacccatctcgccctttgcgctcccaaaatgctggatttatCCTAGtttcaaaaatttgtaagactacagccggaggcagagctttctcttttaaagcccctcaattaggtatagccttccagctccaatctgagattcggacacagttccaatctttaaacctagacttaagactcacctatttaatcaagccttcagttaatagtCCCCTTGTAATGTGTGGGGCTCGGGGGGCCCAGACGTTGAGAtatctggtaatctgagatttTGATACtctcatccagctgtgtcatggcatcactctagttgtgacaatgacttgactggaaagcaatgtctcagtgagcgctcatgactgtggtcacctctgaacccctccctttagttttgctgctatagattagcttACAGGagtcacatgctaatcactggcacgtgagctatgtatatttaaatcaatggttctttaaattgatgttcacaaactcaacctgtattgtctatctttttgcatgcttctacccaagacgattgcatgcaagcatctacaagcacctaggagatggtctggcttgccggtggatgtactgatgccgggatTGGATGTgtcattgccacaagaggacgtgctgatgcttgttcctacctgaggctcaccatcggcactgaagggactgtgactacttggccggggaacaagaaccataactataactgtagaaccacattttgtccacacatacagacttgtgctaacgggccgcccaatgcaggatggattcccttttgagtcttgttcctcccgaggtttcttcctaatccccaccatcatagggagtttttccttgccactgtcgcctttggcttgctcattagggatctggacccatacgttTGTGAAgctactttgtgacaacatgtgttgtaaaaagtgctttataaatacatttgactttgactttgactttactACAGTATGTTCAAGGTTGAGGGGGGTTGACTTCCTATGTGGCACCATATTCTCTCAGAGCACATCCAAAAGcgggcaagtgtgtgtgtgtgtgtgtgtgtgtgtgtgggtgggtgggtggacaCGCGCTGGGCCTGACGTCATGACCAATCATTAATCGGTTGTTGAAGCCAAAGGACGGTCCGACTGATGGATCGATGGCCAATTAAACTCTCGTCTCTCAAGGCCCGTGAAAGAGGAGCTCCTGTCTTGCCACTTTTTCTCTGCTCTGCCCTTCCAACTCCCTCTCCTTTCATTTCTTGCTCCTTCCCAGTGTGAGTGACAGCGCGGGGTCAAACAGCCTCTGGTTCCGCACTCACCTGGGAAACTGCCAAGTCTCTGGGCCTCCTGCCAAAGCGAAGGGCGGAAGTTATGAGTCCGCTTTTCAGGTGTCCTCCGTCCAATCAATGTTTGTCTTCTCCTTCAGGAATCCCATAGTCTATGTTAATTCAGCACCGTCACACAACTTTTTTGTTAAATAACCAGACTTATTATTCGGGTGTGAGAACGGAACGCTTTCATGGGATAATGTGCCGGAGTTTAAAGCGCTTTTCTACTGCTTTCCTTTGTcaattttttgttattttggaaATAATGTCCATTCATGTTACATTTCTATTATATCTATCAACAACTGATTCATGTTCAAGACCAATCTTCGTATAAACTTTATTATCACATCTTTCTTGCTCTCGTGTACTATGATGAGTCTTTGGACAAATGATTCCTCTAACCAACCAAATCCTCCAGTTTGGCCAGTATCGGACCTTCGTGGCTAATGACCTGAGAATTAACAGTATTGCACTTTGAGAAACCACAGACTGTCCCTCAGCCCTCCGGGGGTCAAACGGGCTAATGGGGTTAGTAAGAGACTGAAGGCCATTTGGCCAGGGACGCTATGCGTTACGCCAAACTGCGCAAGTGCCAAATTTTCACCTCATTCTCCACAGTGTATTTTTAATGAGTACAGCCTGTGCATGCATGATTTGCAGGCCTTTAAAACACCGGTGTCAGCCCTTTTGTTTGAAGTTGACTTGCAGAGTACCTAAGAGCCCGAATAGCAGAAATGTTGACAAGGTCATGCTTTGGCGGATCTGGTTTGaatgttaaaaatgttttttgaaaGTTTCTTATGTTTCATTTCTTTCCATGTCTCACAAGAGCTGCTCAGAATGTTTGAATGGTTTTATACCATGGAACAAAATTCAATAATTCTTGAAGAATGTCAAACCTACTACCTGAAATGTGGGAAATCGGTTCACCCTAATATAGTGGAAAAGTAAGGAACCTACACGATCACATCTATTTTGGGGTCTTCCTCTAATATTTCATCGTCTAAATAACTTAATATAGTTTTAAAATGACAGAAGCCGCCCTCCAAGTCAGTGGAGTGGAAATACTCTAGGTAGGAGGAGGTAGCCAAGTTTCACACAAAGGCGGGGCGGCGCTTTCACACACCCAACCCTGCAGCACACGGTCACATTCACCCCCCCAAGCGATGGCGAAAGTTCATAAGAAAACTTAAAAATCGTTGGTGCAGTTTGGAATAGTTGGACAATATTTGCATAACTGCACAGAACGCGTTTGTTATGCTCTGAAAAGGAGCCTGTGTCATGTCGTGTGTATGAACAGGTCTGTCCCACAGCTTTGCAGGTCTATCCCACAGTGACACGCACTCCAACGCCGTGGGACAGGGGTAAGGAGGACAGGGGCAAGGAGGACAGGGGTAGGAGGACAGGGGTAACGAGGACAGGACTAATGAGCTGCGTCTGTCTCCCGCACGGATGCGCGCGCACTTGGATATGTCTTTTTTTCCTGCAGGAATAAATGTGCCACGCTGCTCCAACGACTCTTGAAGCAAACACGTGCTGTTGAGAATATACGCAAATACCAAGACGTCTGTTTTCTTCAAGGTAACTAGCAAAAGAAAGAACTTTTGAGTCTGCCAAGGGGCTTTTTGGGATGCGCTGGACTGAGTTAATAATGATGCCTCTAGCATTGCTGCTGCTCCTGTCCCCCGAAGGCAGAACAGAATCGGTAAGAGCTGTCACATCAGTTGCTCAATTACTGTACTAGTATTATTAGAGTGCGTTATGAAGCCTGCATGCTTTAAACCGCTTGCATCATACTGTGCGCTAGACAAAATCATGAAGCAAAATCTTATCAGCCGGTGCATCTTCGTTTGGCAAGCGACTTTAGCGAGTGAAGCGCGGAAGAAGTTATTTAAAATTTGATTGAAGTCTCCTCAAGACTAGACCTATTTTGGAGTTAGATCCAAAAAGGTTGAAATGATTAAATGACAAGAGAAGGGAGAGGTGGTTGGAGTTGACTTGGAGGAGGGGTAAGGGTGGGCTGTGTGTTATTTTGTTCACATGAGGGTGACAGATATTTCAGCCCTTGGCCATAGATCCACAGCTAGTAAGATGGGTAGACAGAGGACATGGCCAGTGGAAGAGACTTGGGACAAGGCCAGAATTTGTGCAGCACTTCTTGCGCTCTGCTATATTGTTGTCTAGACTGTTTGACACTCCCACAAGTCATGAGTGCTCAGTGTTTCTGTGGGATTTAAGAGTAGATTAAAATGTAGGTTAGCAGCCTGTCTTTCAGCTCAGTTGCTTTCCCCTCCTGTATTCTCTTACTCATCGGTAGGTCACCGGGCCACTACGGGAGTCTCTCCTGCtgcccctcccacaccacccaacCTCCTGGGGCAACAGGCCAAGAGTTCTGCTGGGTCGTGCCAAACGCTATGCCATCAACCCCCTGGGCTACAAGTGGGAGCACTTTAACATCACTTACAAGTGAGCACCGGTGTGGAGACGACTCGGGGGGTGTTACAGTGCATAATCAAATTGAATTAACAAGCTAAAGCAAAAGGGATCCTTGAGAAGACAGGTGACACGTAAGTACTCTGGATGAGTGGGCCAGAGGTGATGCATTTCATTAAGCGGACGATCAGAGTGATCGGAGGATCAAACGGCACAGACACATGAGAGGAGGAAGTCAGAGAAAGGGGGAAAATACACGAGCTTGATCAAGTTTGAACTTGGAAATGGCAGATGTATGTACAGAATGAAGCTGAGTGCATGCCCTTACACATGCATAATTCCCTTACAGAGAATTGTCACCTTTCTGTCTTAAAGGATTACAACGTTTCCCAACACGCTCAATAAAGATGACACCCGCAAAGCCATAAGCATCGCCTTCACTAAATGGAGTGACGTCTCCCCGCTGACCTTTACTGAAATCACCAAGCCCAGCGAGAGTGCTGACATCATTATTGGTGAGCTTGGCTGTATGACGTTATTGCTAGCCAattaacaagcaacaaagttGCATTATACCTGacaaattaaaataatatactATCAGATCTCTGTTTTGCTCTCAGAGACTTTGAAAGTACAAGTTCATTGGTCGAATTGATACTGCATATTCTGAGAGCTTTTTCTTGCTGTTCTGGAAATTAAGTGCTCACACTCAACAATTAGTCTATTAGCCCCCAAGAACCTGTCTCACGGTGGTTGTGGTGGGCCAGGTTTCTACACATTCAATCACACGGATTGCTGGGGGTCACCGCTGCACCCTTGCTTTGACGGCCTGAATGGAGAGCTGGCTCACGCCTTCCTGCCCCCCCGCGGTGAGATCCACTTCGACAACCACGAGTTCTGGATTCTAGGAAAGTCTCGCTTCAGCTGGAAGCAAGGTATGCACCCAAGTCTCCATCTGCAGTGGTTctgatgtttgtttgtttggagaTTTCAGGTGGGGGTTCATTGCGCTGCATCCATACCGTCATCTGTTGTTCTTCGTCTCTATTATGCTTCGTGTGTCCCTCTCCCGTTTGCTGTCCCTCTGTGTTTTGGACTGATTACTCCTTCAGTCCTCCTCCTTGCACAGGTGTGTGGCTCAATGACCTTGTTCAGGTTGCTGCCCATGAGATTGGCCATGCTCTCGGCCTGTGGCATTCACGGGACCCCAGTGCTCTGATGCACCCCAACGCCACCTACACCGGCCAGCGCAACATCGCTCAGGACGACATCTGGGGAATCCAGCGCCTTTATGGTGAACCAAGCACTCCCTTCCAGTGAccatgaggggggggggggggggttctgtttcAGATAATGTGGTGTAACCTTGACTTTTTCCTACTTGCATGATTTCAAAGGCTTTTTCAAGGACAACACATGTGTTTGTGCTTTAGGCTGCTTGGATAAGAAGCGCGTGTGTGACCCCTGGGCCCGGTTAGGATTCTGTGAAAGGAGACGGAGTTTTATGAAGAAGTACTGCCCTCAACGGTGTGACCTGTGTTATGGTGAGATCTTGGAGCAGCTAGCAACAAAGCTAGAGTTTCGGTCCAGTAACTGCTGTGATATCACTCATTATTACATGCTGTGTCATCGTTATAACTTCCAGCACGTTACTGAGTATTTTTAAGATACACAATAAGGGTTCAGAAACATGCAAGACGTATTTGTACATCAGAGCCTGTGGATGTGGTGGCCACCCCGACGCCCCCCCCTGCCAACGTGAAGATCAAGGTGGTGCCTCGTGGGAAAGTCGTCGGCTTCCGCTGTGGGACCAAAAACATGAGAGTCCCTCCAAAAGTCAGGTGACCTCTAGCAGAGCTGCAGCTTGAGAGCAAATAAAGTCTTAAAGCTATGTAAACACTGTAACCTATTCGGTTGCTAGGAGCTGCTGTAATTAGTGTCAGTTCCTTTTTAACAGTCCAGAGACGTATATGGTCTTTGTACATTTCCTGGTGAATCGCTGAGCTGACGGTTTGACGatgcccccccaacacccccaccccctccctgtGCAATCAGCTGGTATAAAGATGGAGAACAGCTGGTGACCTCCGTCCCCGGATACATCGCCATCAAGGACCGGGACCTCCGCATCGTGGCCAACGAGTTCAACGAGGGAACGTACACCTGTCGCATCCTCCGGCGTGGTAGCGTGGTGTCGGCCAACTCCTGGGCCATCCGGCTGAAACCCGAGCGCTCCTCGAGCAACAGCTGAGACAGAGAGATCGAGCCGAGTCCAGGACGAGACGCAGAGACGCTCTCACGCCTACCTCCGGCCCTTAAAGCCACTCAGACCCGCTCGCCATAACCTCAGACTGAGCCCGAGCGCTCAGCGGCCACGTCCGAGGGAGCGTTTATTAGTGGAAGAGTCCTTCAGCGGTAGATGCCATGGAGAAGGTCAATGTAGACATGTTAAATGGCTGAAATTGCacatattaaatatatatacaagGAAAGGTGCAGTAGGAACAGTAGCTTTTTTGTATATCATTGATTTCTTACTAGGTTTGACTGTGAAAAAGTCACACCGAAGTTTTTCTAGGGTGTCAAATTCATTAAATTAAGGTTAACAAACTATaactgctgacagacacagtgaATAAGAACAGGGTCACTGGGTGCACTCATTCTATCTTCTCCCTTCACTGCATGAGGTTTTATTCCAGCACATCCTCCGAAAAAAAATGCTAAATGACCCTTTGATTATATTTCTACTGGCAGACTCGTCCAAGCCATTTCCTCAGACACAAGCAAGGGAGTCTGATACATTCTGCTGTGCCTCCATACTATGGCTATttcaaacacaataaaatcataCAAGTTCCCACACCACTTTCTTTTGGTGCTGTCGGTTGCTACGAACAagtaatgtaaacatttacGGGGGAAATTCTTCCCAATACGGCCAGGACCGGTGCCACATTGCTGCTCAGGCCTTAGGGGTAACAAGGGTTGCCAAGTTCAGGAAAACCAAAACCTTCACTATCACAGCCAACCCACAAAATTAGTACTTTGCATAGCTTTGTACTTGTGTTTGGGGCAGGACACCCCTAATAAATCTCAGCACAGACGCAGAGCCTTATAAAGAACGTGAAACTCACTTTTATTAAGACAGATGGGAAATTATAATATAAGATTCTGATCAACTCAACACATTTGACTAATAAAATGAGACTGACAAGTCATAAAAATAGATCAAGCAAAATAATCCTGTTCAAAGTACTAAAAATGTGTATTTACCAGTACAGAGTGAAGAGAACACAAGACACTATGGCTTTTGTCCTCAGACTGGAATGATCACGTTTTCTCCAGAGAAATGATTTTCTGCAGTTTTCATTATGGCATTAGGTCCAGTGCTTCGCAGTGTAAGAAAGGAATAGCGTTCCATTAGTCAAAACTGGGTGGCAGGAAGAGATGGGTCTAACTAAACCCAgtgccttcctcctcctcctcctcctcctcccccttccTGGAGTGGGTCTAAAATAAGGCTTCTTTTCAACTATGAGAAAatccaaacagacagacagacaatgcATGTAAATTAGGTTCTTTTTTTTTGCTCCCTGGTGCTAATATACATAAGTGCCTCTTTGTTAAATAAATGGTAtacagtatttgtgtgtgtgtgtgtgtgtgtgtgttattcagtGATGAAATTTGTTGGACCAAGGAGGATTCACGTAGGTGGTGGGGGGGGACAAGCTGATGAGCGGTGAGAGTGGCCATGACAGGTGGGACAGTGTGGTGCTTACAGCAGGTTGACGGAAGTTGCTTTAGTTTACAAGTCTGTGCACTAAACGATTAAACATAATACACATGTGCTTTGACATAATACATAATTAGGTACTGATGAGGCATAaggataaataaaaacaaataaatcaaacaaacaaagaaatacACAAAAAAAACCCTCAACACCCCTATGCCTCTTCACACAATCATTAAGGCCAAATCCGGTGAAGGAAAATGAAATATAGTGGATATACCAGACTCCAACACTAGATTAATTAAGTCATTATACTGCGTCACAGACAAAGACTCACAATCTCCTCTTAGTCTGTTAGAAAACTGAGAAAAGTATGAGAAAAGtggtttaaaaacaaacaaacaaacaaacaaaaaaaaacccccaaccAAGCCCAAAACCCAGACTGATTTGAAAACAGCTCCGGCAGGCACCTGGTTCCTAGCGAACAGCAGAATGCGGTCGTTTCAGAAGACGTatcggagggggaggggagccGCCTAGTCTTCCTCGTCCTCATCCTCGTCCTCGCTGATGCCGTGCACGTCGCTGTAGTGTAGAGGCGAGCTGGACGGGGAGGTCTTGGTGAAGAAGGGGAGGCGGAAGGTGGGCGATGGCGAGCGCTCCTCCCGCGTGGGGCTGCTGCTGGGGCTGTGTCTGGGGCTGATCGCCTGGAGCATCCGCCCTTTGCCTTCCTTCAGCATGTGCTTCTGGACACCCGCCCCAAAGAGAGAGGCGCGGGAGACGTTAGCGGCTGTGAAACTGCGGAGAAAGCGGCGGGTCCTCTATTTTTCTGGGAAATAAAGCAGAGCGTCTCACCAGCGCCCCGTCTGGGCCGAACATCTGCAGGAAGTTGCCGATGAACTCGCGGGATTTCTCCTCCCACTTCTGGATGAGGTCGAtgctcttctcctccaccttctgcaCAAACTCTTTGCTCTTCTCCTCTACATCACGCACCTTCTGCTTCACCTTGTCCACGCGCTCCTGCAGGTGGTACTTCTTCTCCTGCAAAGAT includes these proteins:
- the mmp23bb gene encoding matrix metallopeptidase 23bb; the encoded protein is MRWTELIMMPLALLLLLSPEGRTESVTGPLRESLLLPLPHHPTSWGNRPRVLLGRAKRYAINPLGYKWEHFNITYKITTFPNTLNKDDTRKAISIAFTKWSDVSPLTFTEITKPSESADIIIGFYTFNHTDCWGSPLHPCFDGLNGELAHAFLPPRGEIHFDNHEFWILGKSRFSWKQGVWLNDLVQVAAHEIGHALGLWHSRDPSALMHPNATYTGQRNIAQDDIWGIQRLYGCLDKKRVCDPWARLGFCERRRSFMKKYCPQRCDLCYEPVDVVATPTPPPANVKIKVVPRGKVVGFRCGTKNMRVPPKVSWYKDGEQLVTSVPGYIAIKDRDLRIVANEFNEGTYTCRILRRGSVVSANSWAIRLKPERSSSNS